In a single window of the Bacillota bacterium genome:
- the queA gene encoding tRNA preQ1(34) S-adenosylmethionine ribosyltransferase-isomerase QueA: MDVADFDFNLPEELIAQSPMTPRDASRLMVVRRDREEVEHKIFRDLPDLLLPGDLLVLNDTRVMPARLYGVREGTGAQIEVLLLKKVGLNRWETLVKPGRRAKPGVRIRFGEGELVGEVLASTEVGGRLIEFEFTGPSFEAVLDKLGQMPLPPYIRRELKDADRYQTVYAKERGSAAAPTAGLHFTPQLLEGLQARGIQLEYVTLHVGLGTFRPVSTATIEEHVMHSEYFRLSATTAKAIAQAKDEGRRVIAVGTTSVRTLETAAGLGPWQAREGWTDIFIYPGYQFKAVDGMITNFHLPKSTLLMLVSAFAGREKILQCYQQAVAMGYRFFSFGDAMLLL, translated from the coding sequence ATGGATGTAGCAGATTTTGATTTCAACCTACCAGAGGAATTAATTGCCCAATCACCGATGACTCCCCGGGACGCCTCCCGCTTGATGGTGGTCCGACGGGATCGGGAAGAGGTAGAGCACAAAATCTTTCGGGATTTGCCGGATCTGTTGCTGCCCGGTGATCTCTTGGTTCTCAATGATACCCGGGTGATGCCGGCCCGTCTGTATGGTGTGCGAGAGGGCACCGGGGCGCAGATTGAAGTGCTGCTGCTCAAAAAGGTAGGCCTTAACCGCTGGGAGACCTTAGTTAAACCCGGGCGCAGGGCCAAACCGGGAGTGCGGATCCGGTTCGGTGAGGGTGAACTGGTGGGCGAAGTCCTGGCCTCGACGGAGGTTGGGGGTAGATTGATTGAGTTTGAGTTTACCGGTCCCTCCTTTGAGGCGGTTTTGGACAAGTTAGGGCAGATGCCGCTGCCCCCATACATCAGGAGGGAGCTGAAGGACGCGGACAGATACCAGACGGTCTATGCCAAAGAGAGGGGTTCAGCAGCGGCACCCACCGCGGGTTTGCACTTTACCCCCCAGTTATTGGAGGGGCTGCAGGCCCGGGGAATACAGCTGGAGTACGTTACTTTACATGTGGGACTGGGTACCTTTCGGCCAGTAAGTACTGCCACCATCGAGGAACACGTGATGCATTCCGAGTATTTTCGTCTGTCGGCGACCACCGCCAAGGCTATTGCCCAAGCCAAGGACGAAGGGCGCCGGGTGATAGCCGTAGGTACAACTTCCGTGCGCACCTTGGAGACCGCCGCGGGGCTTGGTCCCTGGCAGGCCCGGGAAGGATGGACCGATATTTTTATCTATCCGGGGTATCAGTTTAAGGCCGTCGATGGAATGATCACCAACTTCCACCTGCCAAAGTCTACATTATTAATGTTGGTGTCGGCCTTTGCCGGACGAGAAAAGATACTGCAGTGTTACCAACAGGCGGTGGCCATGGGTTATCGGTTTTTTAGTTTCGGCGATGCGATGTTGCTCCTGTAG
- the tgt gene encoding tRNA guanosine(34) transglycosylase Tgt, whose protein sequence is MAITFTVEYQAPNNRGRLGKLTTPHGEIQTPVFMPVGTQATVKTMAPWELEEVGAEIILGNTYHLYLRPGHDLVKTAGGLHRFMSWDRPILTDSGGFQVFSLNDLREITEEGVYFRSHLDGSKHFISPEKSMEIQMALGADIVMAFDECAPYPADYEYTKQSMEMTSRWARRCLKAHNNPNQALFGIVQGGMYKDLRIASARDLVELDFPGYAIGGLSVGEPKDLMYEMLEYTVPELPENKPRYLMGVGSPDCLLEGVERGVDMFDCVLPTRLGRHGTVYTKDGPLTIRNEKYARDFRPIDSDCDCRVCRQFTRAYIRHLLKTKEILGVRLTTWHNVRFLLRLMEDIREALREDRLPEFRREFLDRYNQGKE, encoded by the coding sequence TTGGCGATCACCTTCACAGTGGAATATCAGGCTCCGAACAATCGAGGCAGACTAGGCAAGTTAACTACCCCCCATGGCGAGATCCAAACACCGGTATTTATGCCTGTGGGCACTCAGGCTACAGTAAAGACAATGGCCCCTTGGGAACTGGAAGAAGTAGGGGCCGAGATCATCTTAGGCAATACTTATCATTTGTATCTGCGGCCGGGCCATGATCTGGTGAAGACTGCTGGTGGATTGCACCGGTTTATGTCCTGGGATCGGCCCATTTTAACCGACAGTGGGGGCTTTCAAGTCTTTAGTCTCAATGACTTGCGGGAGATAACTGAGGAAGGGGTGTACTTTCGCTCCCATCTCGATGGGTCCAAGCATTTTATCAGTCCCGAAAAATCCATGGAGATTCAAATGGCCCTCGGTGCCGATATCGTCATGGCCTTTGATGAATGTGCCCCCTACCCGGCAGACTATGAGTATACGAAGCAGTCTATGGAAATGACTAGTAGATGGGCTAGACGCTGCCTGAAGGCCCACAATAACCCCAATCAGGCCCTCTTTGGGATTGTGCAAGGCGGCATGTACAAGGACCTTCGCATTGCCTCGGCTCGGGATCTGGTGGAGCTGGACTTTCCCGGATATGCCATTGGCGGCCTCAGTGTCGGTGAGCCTAAGGACCTGATGTATGAGATGCTGGAGTATACGGTTCCGGAACTGCCTGAAAACAAGCCCCGTTACCTCATGGGAGTTGGGTCGCCGGACTGTCTCCTTGAGGGAGTGGAGCGGGGAGTAGATATGTTCGATTGCGTGCTGCCCACTAGACTGGGGCGTCATGGTACCGTGTATACCAAGGATGGTCCCCTTACTATCCGCAACGAAAAATACGCTCGGGATTTTCGTCCCATTGACTCTGATTGCGATTGTCGGGTCTGTCGTCAGTTTACCCGGGCCTATATCCGACACCTGCTTAAAACCAAGGAGATTCTAGGTGTGCGGTTGACCACATGGCACAATGTCCGGTTCCTGCTGCGGCTGATGGAAGATATTCGGGAAGCCCTGCGCGAGGATCGGCTTCCGGAATTTCGCCGAGAGTTTCTTGATAGATATAATCAGGGAAAGGAATAG
- the yajC gene encoding preprotein translocase subunit YajC, protein MVFAAAEGAQVSGPAGLISMLMPFIIMLAVFYFVLWRPQQKQQKQRTEMLNAIKKGDRIVTVGGIHGEVTNAKGDEITVRIADKVEIRLSRSGVGHVK, encoded by the coding sequence ATGGTATTTGCCGCTGCTGAGGGAGCCCAGGTCAGTGGACCGGCCGGGTTGATATCCATGCTTATGCCCTTCATCATCATGCTGGCCGTTTTCTACTTTGTTCTTTGGAGACCGCAGCAGAAGCAACAGAAGCAAAGAACCGAGATGCTGAATGCCATCAAGAAGGGTGACAGAATTGTGACCGTAGGCGGCATTCACGGAGAAGTCACCAATGCTAAGGGCGATGAGATTACTGTCCGGATTGCCGACAAGGTAGAAATTCGTCTAAGTCGCTCCGGTGTTGGTCACGTGAAATAA
- the smpB gene encoding SsrA-binding protein SmpB, which translates to MAKGKAEKTVCLNRRARHDYFIEDTLEAGIALQGTEVKSLRAGRANLRDSHALIENGEVWLYNMHISPYDQGNRFNHEPTRPRKLLLHKREIMRLLGQVQQKGFTLIPLRVYFTSYGKAKVELALARGKKLYDKREAQAKKDAQRRIQTVLAERQRG; encoded by the coding sequence ATGGCTAAAGGAAAGGCCGAGAAGACGGTTTGTCTTAACCGCCGAGCTCGGCACGATTATTTTATCGAAGATACTCTAGAGGCAGGCATTGCCCTCCAGGGTACCGAGGTTAAGTCCCTGCGGGCCGGCCGGGCCAACCTCAGGGACTCCCATGCTCTGATCGAAAACGGTGAGGTTTGGCTGTACAATATGCACATCAGTCCCTATGACCAGGGCAACCGTTTTAACCACGAACCCACTCGGCCTCGCAAGTTGCTCTTGCACAAGCGGGAGATTATGCGGTTGCTGGGGCAAGTCCAACAAAAGGGTTTTACTCTCATCCCCCTGCGGGTATATTTCACCTCCTACGGTAAAGCTAAGGTGGAGCTGGCCCTAGCTAGGGGTAAGAAGCTGTATGATAAGCGAGAGGCCCAGGCCAAGAAGGATGCCCAAAGGCGAATCCAAACGGTCCTAGCGGAGCGGCAGCGGGGATAG
- a CDS encoding ABC transporter ATP-binding protein yields MIRTRNLVKRYDKLTAVDNLNIHVQKGEIYGFLGPNGAGKTTTIMMLLGMEPPTQGEIRLFGKKPQEDYFQIRRQIGVLSEFQYLYEDMTALEYLRFFARLYQVDNPDKKIQEVLSRLNLWSRRDGLLAEYSKGMKQKLGMARALLADPQLLILDEPVSSLDPYGIREIRDVIMEENARGKTLFISSHILSEIERTCHRVGIMNKGRLLAEDDMTHLKQRLRQDVELVVELEELPEHLVEALEIQPYVISVVAEGNLLRIKTDAETDHRAKISQLISGSGGVIIGMTTRELSLEDAFITITENNLSLLTKEGEAS; encoded by the coding sequence GTGATCCGAACACGGAACTTGGTTAAACGCTATGACAAGCTAACCGCCGTGGATAATCTCAATATCCATGTGCAAAAGGGGGAGATCTATGGCTTTCTCGGCCCCAATGGGGCGGGCAAGACAACCACGATTATGATGCTGTTGGGGATGGAGCCCCCAACTCAAGGGGAGATTCGGTTATTTGGGAAGAAGCCCCAGGAGGATTACTTCCAAATCCGGCGTCAAATCGGAGTGTTATCGGAGTTTCAATACCTTTACGAGGATATGACCGCCTTAGAATATCTCCGGTTCTTTGCTCGTTTGTATCAAGTGGACAATCCCGACAAGAAGATTCAGGAGGTACTGAGTCGACTCAATTTGTGGTCTCGTCGGGATGGGCTGCTGGCGGAGTACTCCAAGGGGATGAAACAGAAATTGGGCATGGCCAGGGCTTTGCTCGCGGATCCCCAATTGCTCATTCTCGATGAACCGGTGTCGTCGCTGGACCCCTATGGGATCCGGGAAATCCGGGACGTGATCATGGAGGAAAACGCTAGGGGGAAGACGCTCTTCATTTCCTCCCATATCTTATCGGAGATAGAGCGGACCTGTCATCGAGTGGGGATTATGAACAAAGGCAGACTCTTGGCAGAAGATGACATGACCCACCTGAAGCAGCGGCTGCGTCAGGACGTCGAACTGGTCGTAGAATTGGAGGAGCTTCCGGAGCACCTTGTCGAGGCCCTAGAGATTCAGCCCTATGTCATTTCCGTAGTTGCTGAGGGCAATCTGCTTCGGATTAAGACCGATGCTGAGACTGACCACCGGGCCAAGATTTCTCAGTTAATTTCCGGCTCTGGCGGCGTGATTATCGGGATGACCACCAGAGAACTGAGCCTCGAAGATGCCTTTATTACCATCACTGAAAACAATCTGTCCCTGTTGACGAAGGAAGGTGAAGCTTCATGA
- a CDS encoding ABC transporter permease subunit, whose translation MSALSPRMNAIYAIVRRELRSNFYSLGLYAAITVAFTAAVLSVTSNLSSIAQNGLMSLNSPLSDPLRYAVILGAAYLALCSAMSITRERDQGTLEVLFYGPVDSVSYVLAKFLEQILTFAAMILVYLAFFAVVSWATNLGLGWNFLAQALMSILLGSALIAFGILLSAVTKRARTSIILFLSFLAFFLVTDLAAGVMGLMEFSENTASPLIFARDVLSYIRTATSWFSPFDYLDRGLTAIVFGNWGLFARRTVEALAYTGVLLWIAVVAFARKGVRR comes from the coding sequence ATGAGTGCCTTATCTCCTCGGATGAACGCGATTTACGCGATAGTGCGCCGGGAGCTGAGATCTAACTTCTACAGCCTAGGTCTGTACGCTGCAATTACCGTTGCCTTCACCGCAGCCGTCCTCAGCGTTACCTCGAACCTGTCCAGTATTGCGCAGAATGGATTGATGTCCCTGAACAGTCCCCTAAGTGATCCCCTACGCTATGCCGTTATCCTGGGGGCCGCTTATTTGGCTTTGTGCTCTGCCATGTCCATCACCCGAGAACGGGATCAGGGCACCTTGGAAGTGCTTTTTTACGGCCCCGTTGATTCTGTCTCCTATGTTTTGGCTAAATTCCTGGAGCAGATCCTTACCTTTGCAGCTATGATTCTCGTCTACTTAGCCTTCTTTGCAGTGGTCTCCTGGGCAACGAACCTGGGCCTTGGCTGGAATTTCTTGGCCCAAGCCCTGATGTCCATCCTTTTGGGTTCCGCCTTGATTGCCTTTGGGATCCTATTATCTGCTGTCACCAAGAGGGCACGAACTTCCATAATTCTCTTCCTCAGTTTCTTGGCCTTTTTCCTGGTGACGGATTTGGCAGCGGGAGTGATGGGGCTGATGGAGTTCAGCGAGAACACCGCTTCGCCGTTGATCTTTGCCCGAGACGTTCTCAGTTACATCAGGACGGCAACCAGTTGGTTCAGTCCCTTCGATTACTTGGATCGGGGTCTTACCGCGATAGTTTTTGGTAACTGGGGACTCTTTGCTCGCAGAACGGTGGAAGCCCTGGCCTATACTGGGGTATTGCTTTGGATTGCAGTGGTTGCCTTTGCTCGGAAGGGGGTCAGAAGATGA
- a CDS encoding carboxypeptidase regulatory-like domain-containing protein — protein MFEPNPWRKLRRIAWYSFVAYLALVWIAVVSLLVREHYPGYWLPTVPAAVEGPQAWGTLRGRVCNVLGDPISGAEIRLGEYYRARSDGDGRYVIEGVPVGQHVLELEAEGYRRERMTIQVETGDNNQQFTADLGLWPEEVAISFHVFTNSTPSDPTPRLFGYFGMANGTGSSVAVYSVMITDPQGEKVWDLVQDEDARSEFLAMWEEIAVVKDNGYHWVVPAHIVFEGELPSVSGAVTGSYSVTVAYSVGRRDPRQPVTLLTAFDEAEPDPDWNPRLP, from the coding sequence ATGTTTGAACCTAATCCCTGGCGTAAATTGCGACGCATCGCCTGGTATAGTTTTGTTGCTTACTTGGCGTTGGTTTGGATCGCGGTTGTTTCCCTGTTGGTCCGAGAACACTATCCGGGATATTGGCTGCCCACAGTCCCCGCTGCTGTGGAAGGTCCCCAAGCCTGGGGTACCCTTCGCGGTAGGGTATGCAACGTCCTAGGTGATCCGATTTCAGGGGCTGAGATTAGGCTTGGTGAATACTATCGGGCCAGAAGCGATGGCGATGGCCGCTATGTAATCGAAGGAGTACCGGTGGGGCAACACGTCTTGGAACTAGAGGCTGAAGGCTATCGTCGGGAACGAATGACGATTCAAGTGGAGACCGGGGACAACAACCAGCAGTTTACCGCGGATCTGGGATTGTGGCCCGAGGAGGTGGCTATTTCCTTTCACGTATTCACTAACAGCACCCCCAGCGATCCTACCCCTCGGCTCTTTGGTTACTTCGGGATGGCCAATGGGACCGGTTCGTCGGTGGCCGTCTATAGTGTGATGATCACTGACCCACAGGGAGAAAAGGTCTGGGACTTGGTCCAGGACGAAGACGCTCGTTCAGAGTTCCTGGCGATGTGGGAAGAAATCGCTGTGGTAAAGGACAATGGTTATCACTGGGTGGTTCCCGCCCACATCGTCTTTGAGGGCGAGTTGCCATCGGTAAGTGGTGCTGTCACGGGCAGCTATTCCGTTACCGTGGCTTACAGTGTCGGCCGCAGAGATCCCCGGCAACCGGTAACATTGCTCACCGCCTTTGATGAGGCAGAGCCCGATCCCGACTGGAATCCCCGATTGCCCTAA
- a CDS encoding AMIN domain-containing protein: MKLYYSKASSALLWLGVLLALVFVAGAEASITVIYNDTPLPLVAPLTTVDGRVMVPLESLAEPLGLIIRWNRATGELAIQAPSGDDYIGQVGEKYFVGAERTLGTGVPPTLIDDHIYVPIQAIVNMLGIRLAWDGGAKALRIMGDPPKASGAFHVEGPVPQDHEEEGPQLDPEPQLLPFDDSLGLVKQVAFARDQQGAWLEISSTRFSGLSINLLQSPARLVIDIPQSRLAVEYETIEIEDSVVRSIRMSQNQSDVVRIVVDLHWMTGYDVNWQSETKVVVALNQLVGGVSLTRRGSALTLFFESTGDLAREIKLLREPHRLVIDFHGATLCQEGIEADIEDELVSKIRLSQFQPGIVRFVMETKEPVDASRLEARPNQKGVELLLPGLRGETGWLALRQPIYDGVGALADTGWESFGNTRWEASPSESMIAEVSADLPAGSGPGIGDGDPESGPRSSPEEEDVPVGGQEALDVALTLPALDLMTPEAIQWLKQRELSPEALGGLLSGLEGKVIVIDPGHGGPEVGAAGRDGVWEKELNLAVGLQVYEGLQAAGAEVYMTRMTDNLVPLSQRSQLANERQADAFISIHFNASYSKQAAGTETLYKDSNPANAALSRALQRQLVAVLDTIDRGTKIREDLYVLRHTEVPAALVEVAFLDHAEEGPRFLDSEMQRRAAIGIIAGVYQYFSVPEGEPVETESLVTEQGESNSTDTLCTEEEGLR; the protein is encoded by the coding sequence GTGAAGTTATACTATTCCAAGGCATCTTCAGCCTTGCTTTGGTTGGGGGTATTATTGGCGCTGGTGTTTGTTGCTGGGGCCGAGGCCTCGATCACAGTGATCTACAACGACACTCCGCTGCCTTTGGTGGCACCGCTCACCACCGTCGATGGTCGAGTGATGGTGCCCCTAGAGTCCCTAGCCGAGCCCTTGGGGCTGATTATTCGGTGGAATAGGGCGACAGGAGAACTGGCGATTCAGGCCCCAAGCGGAGATGATTACATAGGTCAAGTCGGTGAGAAGTATTTTGTGGGAGCGGAAAGGACTTTGGGGACGGGAGTACCTCCCACACTAATTGACGACCATATCTATGTGCCGATTCAGGCCATAGTGAATATGTTAGGAATCCGGTTGGCTTGGGATGGCGGGGCGAAGGCTCTGAGAATCATGGGGGATCCGCCCAAGGCGTCCGGAGCCTTTCACGTAGAAGGCCCAGTGCCCCAGGATCACGAGGAGGAAGGGCCTCAGTTGGATCCAGAGCCGCAGCTGCTGCCCTTTGACGACTCCCTGGGCCTGGTGAAGCAGGTTGCCTTTGCTCGGGATCAACAGGGTGCTTGGCTGGAGATCAGTTCCACCCGGTTTTCCGGATTGAGCATCAATCTGCTCCAGTCGCCGGCGCGTTTGGTGATTGACATTCCACAATCCCGCCTGGCCGTAGAGTATGAGACCATTGAGATCGAAGACTCTGTGGTGAGAAGCATCCGGATGAGTCAAAACCAGTCCGATGTGGTTCGTATTGTTGTGGACTTACATTGGATGACGGGCTATGATGTGAACTGGCAATCGGAAACCAAAGTTGTGGTAGCCCTGAATCAGTTGGTAGGTGGAGTCAGCTTAACCCGCAGGGGATCGGCTCTGACTTTGTTTTTCGAGAGCACCGGTGATCTTGCCCGGGAAATCAAGCTGCTGCGGGAACCCCACCGACTGGTGATAGATTTTCATGGCGCCACCCTCTGCCAAGAGGGAATCGAAGCAGACATTGAGGACGAATTGGTGTCTAAAATTCGACTTAGTCAGTTTCAACCAGGGATTGTTCGCTTTGTTATGGAGACAAAGGAGCCCGTCGATGCTTCGCGACTAGAGGCAAGGCCGAACCAGAAGGGTGTGGAACTGCTCCTTCCTGGCCTGCGGGGGGAAACGGGATGGTTGGCTCTACGGCAACCCATCTACGATGGCGTTGGTGCCCTGGCAGATACTGGTTGGGAGTCCTTTGGTAATACCCGCTGGGAGGCTTCACCCTCAGAGTCCATGATTGCTGAGGTTAGCGCTGACCTGCCTGCGGGATCTGGTCCGGGGATAGGAGACGGTGACCCAGAATCGGGACCAAGGTCATCACCGGAGGAAGAAGATGTTCCAGTCGGCGGCCAGGAAGCCTTGGATGTCGCCCTTACTTTACCGGCCCTGGATCTGATGACCCCGGAAGCCATCCAATGGCTGAAGCAACGGGAATTGTCTCCGGAGGCCCTTGGTGGATTATTGTCGGGATTAGAGGGCAAGGTGATTGTCATCGATCCCGGACACGGTGGTCCCGAAGTGGGCGCTGCCGGTCGAGACGGCGTTTGGGAGAAGGAACTGAACCTAGCGGTGGGACTGCAGGTATATGAGGGCCTACAGGCCGCTGGCGCGGAGGTCTATATGACCCGGATGACCGATAACCTGGTTCCCTTGAGCCAGCGTAGTCAGTTGGCTAATGAAAGACAGGCCGACGCGTTTATCAGTATTCACTTTAACGCATCCTATTCTAAGCAGGCCGCTGGGACCGAAACTCTATACAAAGACAGCAATCCTGCCAACGCAGCCTTGAGTCGAGCGCTGCAACGGCAGTTGGTCGCAGTGTTGGATACGATAGATCGAGGAACAAAAATCAGAGAGGATCTCTATGTGTTGAGGCACACGGAGGTTCCAGCGGCCCTGGTGGAAGTTGCCTTCCTAGATCACGCCGAGGAGGGTCCCCGCTTTCTCGACAGTGAGATGCAACGGCGAGCCGCTATTGGTATCATCGCGGGAGTATATCAATACTTTAGTGTACCAGAAGGGGAACCTGTGGAGACGGAATCTCTGGTGACTGAGCAAGGGGAATCTAACAGCACCGATACTCTCTGCACAGAAGAGGAGGGACTTCGATGA
- a CDS encoding GerMN domain-containing protein, whose translation MIRHQLGRILVIILATALIIIGVWWGLRENRPTLSPPTMQTVSLYFGEPNSELLVVETRDMEEPVSVAEVVAALCAGPLNPKYVAVIPPNCRLLAVEVEQGVATVSFSRELVEDHPGGSSAELQTVFSIVNTLTSLPGIRQVVLLVEGMPVDTLTGHVDLSQPLEFAAEMVSPGN comes from the coding sequence ATGATCCGTCATCAGCTAGGGCGTATCCTGGTGATTATCCTGGCTACTGCCTTGATTATCATCGGAGTCTGGTGGGGTCTTAGGGAGAATCGCCCTACCCTGTCTCCTCCGACGATGCAAACCGTTTCCTTGTATTTTGGCGAACCCAACAGTGAACTGTTGGTGGTGGAGACCAGGGACATGGAGGAGCCTGTCTCCGTGGCTGAGGTGGTAGCGGCCCTGTGTGCTGGACCCCTCAACCCAAAGTATGTTGCGGTCATTCCACCGAATTGTCGGCTCTTGGCTGTAGAAGTAGAGCAAGGGGTAGCCACCGTCAGTTTTAGCCGTGAGCTAGTGGAGGATCATCCCGGCGGCAGCTCAGCGGAACTACAAACGGTATTTTCTATCGTGAATACACTGACTTCCCTCCCGGGTATTCGGCAGGTGGTGTTGCTAGTCGAAGGGATGCCGGTAGATACATTGACGGGTCATGTTGACCTGAGTCAACCCTTGGAATTTGCCGCTGAGATGGTATCGCCGGGAAATTAG
- a CDS encoding glutamate racemase, whose product MSDARPIGVYDSGVGGLTVVKQLEENLPEEHIIYVGDTAKAPYGEKTAEQIRQYSREIITFLLEFDVKLVLAACNTSSALALPEIQEEFPVPVVGVIEPGVRAALRHHRKGPIALWATEATVASGVYSQKLKAANPGVETVAVPCPKLVPMIESGRLEEPNLTQVLEEYLEPVRQAQAEILILGCTHYPFLAPRIQALAPELTLIDPAIETVGEVRRRLEETDGLSPARGRGSEYYVSGDPGHFAARSQVLAGKVLQPRQWNRPRECD is encoded by the coding sequence ATGAGCGACGCGCGTCCCATTGGGGTCTATGACTCCGGGGTGGGAGGGTTGACTGTCGTCAAACAACTAGAAGAAAACTTGCCAGAAGAACACATTATCTATGTGGGCGATACTGCCAAGGCCCCCTACGGGGAAAAAACCGCGGAGCAGATTCGGCAGTATTCCCGGGAGATTATCACCTTCCTGTTGGAGTTTGATGTGAAGTTGGTGCTTGCCGCTTGCAATACTTCGTCGGCACTGGCCCTTCCCGAGATCCAGGAAGAGTTTCCTGTACCTGTAGTAGGGGTAATTGAGCCCGGTGTCAGGGCGGCTTTGCGTCATCACAGGAAAGGACCCATTGCCCTGTGGGCCACTGAAGCGACGGTAGCTTCCGGGGTCTACTCCCAAAAGCTAAAAGCAGCCAATCCCGGAGTGGAAACGGTGGCGGTGCCATGCCCGAAATTAGTTCCCATGATTGAGTCGGGACGCCTGGAAGAACCTAATCTAACCCAGGTGTTGGAGGAATACCTAGAGCCGGTGCGGCAGGCCCAGGCAGAAATCCTCATCTTGGGGTGCACTCATTATCCCTTTCTCGCCCCTCGGATTCAGGCCCTGGCGCCGGAGTTGACCTTGATCGACCCTGCTATCGAAACGGTAGGGGAAGTGCGGCGCAGATTGGAGGAAACCGACGGGCTCAGCCCGGCCCGGGGACGGGGCAGTGAGTATTATGTTAGTGGCGATCCAGGACATTTTGCTGCTCGCTCTCAGGTGTTAGCAGGCAAGGTTCTCCAACCGCGACAATGGAACAGGCCACGGGAATGTGATTGA
- a CDS encoding UDP-N-acetylmuramoyl-L-alanine--D-glutamate ligase has translation MVNWQGKRVAVVGLGVSNLAVIQYLLPRQDVITACDKKTPEQLGQRWHQIKDYPIDFKFGADYLSGLEQFDWVFLAPGLPKELPEIKALANTDVTICSEMGLFLELNPASTVGITGSSGKTTTTTLIGRMLGKEKRTWVGGNIGTPLLTKIADIAKSDWVVLELSSFQLEIVDHAPDIAVVTNITPNHLDVHPSMEAYIAAKKRIWQFQSSEQQVVLNYDDPITRAMAESAPGQVYWFSRQREVDQGAFVRDGEIVLRNVPPAASGEKILCSVDDIRLVGSHNIENILAAAAASALAGVSLEALTSVITTFAGVPHRLEKVREIDGVKFYNDSIATSPSRAVAGLRAFVEPIILIAGGYDKNLPFDEFAQVIQEKAKAVVLLGAAAAKIEAAISSQGSQVPVYRVEALEQAVRLANDLASPGDVVLLSPACASYDMFQNFEERGDRFRELVGSLVRRIAE, from the coding sequence ATGGTTAATTGGCAGGGAAAACGGGTAGCAGTCGTTGGCTTGGGCGTCAGCAATCTGGCCGTAATTCAATACTTACTACCGCGCCAAGACGTGATTACTGCCTGTGACAAAAAGACTCCGGAACAACTGGGACAGCGATGGCACCAGATCAAAGATTATCCGATAGACTTTAAGTTTGGCGCCGATTACCTGTCGGGTTTGGAGCAGTTTGACTGGGTCTTCTTAGCCCCAGGATTGCCCAAGGAATTACCGGAGATTAAAGCCTTGGCCAACACCGATGTGACTATATGCAGCGAAATGGGCCTATTCTTGGAGTTGAACCCCGCTTCGACGGTGGGTATTACCGGCAGTAGCGGTAAGACAACAACTACAACTCTGATCGGAAGGATGTTAGGTAAAGAAAAGCGGACCTGGGTCGGCGGTAATATCGGCACACCGTTGTTGACCAAAATTGCCGACATCGCCAAGTCCGATTGGGTGGTGTTGGAGCTTTCCAGCTTTCAGCTGGAGATTGTCGATCATGCCCCGGATATTGCCGTGGTGACCAACATTACCCCAAATCATCTCGATGTGCATCCTTCTATGGAGGCCTATATCGCAGCCAAGAAGCGAATCTGGCAGTTTCAGTCTTCGGAGCAACAGGTGGTGCTCAATTACGATGATCCCATCACCAGGGCCATGGCGGAATCGGCCCCGGGACAGGTATATTGGTTCAGTCGACAAAGGGAAGTGGATCAAGGTGCCTTTGTCCGAGACGGTGAGATTGTCTTGCGGAATGTTCCGCCGGCGGCGTCAGGGGAGAAAATCCTGTGTTCCGTGGATGATATTCGCCTAGTGGGCAGTCATAATATAGAGAATATCCTAGCGGCGGCAGCGGCATCGGCTTTGGCCGGAGTCTCTTTGGAGGCATTAACTTCGGTGATCACCACCTTTGCCGGCGTGCCCCATCGTCTGGAGAAGGTGCGGGAGATCGATGGCGTGAAGTTCTACAACGACTCCATCGCTACTTCACCCAGTCGAGCCGTTGCTGGGCTCCGTGCCTTTGTGGAACCAATTATTCTCATCGCCGGTGGATATGATAAGAACCTGCCCTTTGATGAGTTTGCCCAAGTGATCCAGGAGAAAGCCAAGGCTGTAGTCCTGTTGGGTGCTGCCGCTGCTAAGATCGAGGCGGCGATTTCGTCTCAAGGCAGTCAAGTGCCGGTTTATCGAGTGGAGGCCCTGGAACAGGCGGTGAGGTTGGCCAATGACCTGGCCAGCCCCGGGGATGTTGTTCTGCTATCTCCGGCCTGTGCCAGCTATGATATGTTTCAGAATTTCGAAGAAAGAGGGGACCGCTTCCGGGAGTTAGTGGGCTCCCTAGTTAGGCGCATCGCCGAGTAG